A stretch of Exiguobacterium sp. BMC-KP DNA encodes these proteins:
- a CDS encoding prepilin-type N-terminal cleavage/methylation domain-containing protein — translation MRRSTKAFQQQSEGFTLVELLVSIVVASIFSAVILTVFISGTKSFRATGIISELRSEADSRIGIILNEVSGFDAIRIDEAKTLSFYKRTLPTLNNDTGLLERASGFQPFNATEEASASTSTVKPVTYTFLTEQQQGDKLVYTSEPQSIDEQSELFQTFTLSSPEYQTITGSTYPGRYVIHGILTITTRIQSTDQEEVQTFTSTIGF, via the coding sequence ATGCGACGCTCAACCAAAGCTTTCCAACAACAAAGTGAAGGATTCACACTCGTCGAACTACTTGTCTCAATCGTCGTTGCTTCTATTTTCAGTGCTGTCATCTTAACGGTATTCATTTCCGGAACGAAAAGTTTTCGAGCGACTGGTATCATTAGTGAATTACGTAGTGAAGCGGATAGTCGAATCGGCATCATTTTAAATGAGGTCAGTGGCTTTGATGCGATTCGCATCGATGAAGCGAAAACGCTCTCTTTTTATAAAAGAACATTGCCTACGCTGAACAATGACACGGGATTACTCGAACGAGCTAGTGGATTTCAACCGTTCAATGCAACAGAAGAGGCTTCAGCATCCACATCTACCGTAAAACCTGTTACATATACATTCCTGACCGAACAGCAACAAGGCGATAAACTTGTCTATACGTCAGAGCCGCAATCGATCGATGAGCAATCCGAACTTTTTCAAACCTTCACATTATCTAGTCCTGAATATCAAACGATCACCGGAAGTACGTATCCTGGTCGTTATGTCATCCATGGGATTTTGACCATCACGACTCGAATCCAGTCAACTGATCAAGAAGAAGTACAAACCTTCACGAGTACGATTGGATTTTGA
- a CDS encoding GspE/PulE family protein — MAMKRKRLGEMLIEESLVTESQIDEALSVKRPTEKLGDALLRLGHLTEQQLLEALHHQLKIPIIQLYNYPVDVAVTKLISKELAQRHTLVPVYREGNRLFIAMADPMDLIAIDDLRMQTGLVIDVGIATRDEIRRTILKYYDIDSSLRDLLESDDMTEMDQSRDVVTREDAPIIRLVNQILENAIAQRASDIHMDPQETSMTIRIRIDGELRTENNYPKQIQSILTTRIKVMSELDITESRLPQDGRIKYVFNGLAYDFRVSTLPTVYGEKVVIRILDSSNSNISISKIGFSSRNESQFREMLKRPNGIILITGPTGSGKSSTLYAALNELNDESRNIITVEDPVEYQVDGINQVQVNAKIGLTFASGLRSILRQDPNVVMVGEIRDIETAEISIRASLTGHLVLSTLHTNSAVSSITRLIDMGVESFLVAASLSGLIAQRLVRRVCRDCGEVHPLSTREQELFDQEGIEATTVMRGRGCSSCNMTGYRGRVAIQEVIMIDEVLRRMIMNQSTESDVTAYVKSQGQRFLLADGLSKVADGITTTEEILRTVISE; from the coding sequence ATGGCGATGAAGCGAAAACGACTCGGTGAAATGTTAATCGAAGAGAGTTTAGTGACAGAGAGTCAAATCGATGAGGCACTTTCTGTAAAACGACCAACTGAAAAATTGGGTGACGCGTTACTCCGCCTCGGTCATTTGACGGAACAACAGTTACTAGAAGCGCTCCATCATCAATTAAAGATTCCGATCATTCAACTGTATAATTATCCGGTCGATGTCGCGGTAACAAAGTTGATTTCGAAAGAATTAGCGCAGCGACATACGTTAGTTCCGGTCTATCGTGAAGGGAATCGTTTATTTATTGCTATGGCGGATCCGATGGATTTGATTGCAATCGATGATTTACGGATGCAGACGGGTCTAGTGATTGACGTAGGTATCGCGACACGGGACGAAATCAGACGAACGATTTTGAAATATTATGATATCGATTCATCGCTACGCGATTTGTTGGAGTCTGATGATATGACTGAGATGGACCAGTCGCGCGACGTGGTGACTCGTGAAGATGCACCGATCATTCGACTCGTTAATCAAATTTTAGAAAATGCGATTGCGCAACGGGCATCCGACATTCATATGGATCCACAGGAAACATCGATGACGATTCGAATTCGAATCGATGGAGAACTTCGAACTGAAAACAATTATCCGAAGCAGATTCAAAGTATTTTAACGACACGGATCAAGGTCATGAGTGAGCTTGATATTACTGAATCCCGGTTACCGCAAGATGGACGAATTAAATATGTATTTAATGGACTAGCCTACGACTTCCGTGTTTCTACATTACCTACCGTATACGGGGAAAAAGTCGTTATTCGAATTCTTGATAGTTCCAATTCGAATATTTCAATCTCTAAAATTGGTTTCAGCTCACGGAATGAATCACAGTTCCGAGAAATGTTAAAACGACCGAACGGTATTATTTTGATTACCGGACCAACCGGTTCAGGGAAATCATCGACGTTGTATGCGGCATTAAATGAGTTGAATGACGAGTCACGGAACATCATCACCGTCGAAGATCCTGTCGAATATCAAGTGGATGGCATCAACCAGGTCCAAGTTAATGCGAAGATCGGCTTGACGTTTGCGAGTGGTCTCCGTTCGATTCTCCGTCAAGATCCGAACGTCGTCATGGTCGGTGAGATTCGCGATATTGAAACAGCAGAAATTTCGATTCGTGCTTCTTTGACAGGACACTTAGTTCTATCGACGCTCCATACAAACTCAGCAGTTAGTTCAATTACACGATTAATCGATATGGGCGTTGAATCGTTCCTCGTTGCAGCTTCGCTTAGTGGGTTAATCGCACAACGACTCGTCCGCCGTGTTTGTCGGGACTGTGGAGAAGTCCATCCGCTGTCAACGCGGGAACAGGAACTGTTTGATCAAGAAGGAATCGAGGCGACGACTGTCATGCGAGGACGTGGCTGTTCTTCTTGTAACATGACTGGATATCGCGGACGTGTCGCGATTCAGGAAGTCATCATGATTGATGAAGTCTTGCGACGCATGATCATGAATCAATCGACGGAAAGTGACGTGACCGCATACGTTAAATCGCAAGGTCAACGTTTCTTGCTTGCCGATGGTCTATCGAAGGTAGCAGATGGCATTACAACGACTGAAGAGATTTTACGGACGGTGATTTCAGAATGA
- a CDS encoding G5 domain-containing protein, whose protein sequence is MMINPKRFVIHTLLLVLLVALIYVPSFALISFTGKATEQTTFSETAKVGSVPVSGMSRKEAESAVQKAITEWSKKTPLTTGTGEETLPVPTELVTFDSEESVKKASLKTGGDLILSIDEEMLQSFLSTQPVSYSQEQTEAFKTWLTNTSKTLAEGNFDPSQTSVSSAEGEVVSSVTFSTRSAAEEQMITSMANVEIKPDQLMNVKTYGMDPIAASYVGSKLYELFAKTPFEIVERMPHATLPDDITLGYDVKIDEKTDFAVRNTQASIYRLVATQEGSDVTIELRGAPIKEAVTVVMEGEKTIPFRTITRYSATLSAGTTNDTQAGEEGKSIEVYRVMKTAKGEKKKLLSLDFYAAVPAVITKSSQEEQAPVVVPPTEETPSEETPPEETDSETSTDPNSEDPQTDGTVETPETPTSPDSPDSPATPDENDQGDPASPVEDESTGEAVG, encoded by the coding sequence ATGATGATCAATCCAAAGCGTTTTGTTATACATACACTTTTACTCGTCTTACTCGTAGCTTTGATTTATGTACCATCGTTCGCCTTAATTTCTTTTACCGGAAAGGCGACCGAACAGACGACTTTTTCTGAAACAGCTAAAGTTGGATCTGTTCCCGTAAGCGGGATGAGTCGTAAAGAAGCTGAATCCGCAGTCCAAAAAGCGATTACAGAATGGTCCAAAAAAACACCGTTGACGACGGGTACAGGAGAAGAAACTTTACCGGTACCAACTGAATTAGTGACATTTGATTCTGAGGAATCTGTTAAAAAAGCATCTCTGAAAACGGGGGGAGACTTAATTCTCTCAATCGATGAGGAAATGCTACAAAGTTTCCTATCTACACAACCTGTCAGCTATTCGCAAGAACAAACGGAAGCATTTAAAACATGGTTAACGAATACAAGCAAGACATTAGCTGAAGGGAATTTTGATCCTTCACAAACGTCAGTGTCGTCTGCTGAAGGTGAGGTCGTATCGAGTGTCACGTTCTCAACACGTTCAGCAGCAGAGGAACAGATGATCACAAGTATGGCTAACGTCGAAATTAAGCCGGATCAATTAATGAATGTAAAAACGTATGGCATGGATCCAATTGCTGCTTCTTACGTTGGAAGTAAATTATACGAATTGTTCGCAAAAACACCATTTGAAATCGTGGAACGGATGCCACATGCGACACTCCCCGATGATATTACGCTAGGATACGATGTCAAAATTGACGAAAAAACAGATTTTGCTGTTCGAAATACGCAAGCATCGATTTATCGCCTCGTCGCCACGCAAGAGGGAAGCGACGTGACGATTGAACTACGCGGAGCCCCAATAAAAGAGGCAGTGACTGTTGTGATGGAAGGTGAAAAGACGATTCCATTTAGAACCATTACACGTTACTCAGCTACTCTTTCAGCCGGGACGACAAATGACACGCAAGCCGGTGAAGAAGGGAAATCGATTGAAGTCTACCGTGTAATGAAAACAGCTAAGGGCGAAAAGAAAAAACTACTTTCTTTAGATTTTTATGCAGCGGTGCCAGCTGTCATCACAAAGAGTAGTCAAGAAGAACAAGCTCCTGTCGTGGTTCCACCAACCGAAGAAACGCCATCTGAAGAAACACCACCTGAAGAAACGGATTCAGAAACATCAACTGATCCGAATTCTGAAGATCCACAAACGGATGGAACAGTTGAAACGCCAGAGACACCTACTTCACCGGACAGTCCAGATTCACCAGCGACACCAGATGAGAATGATCAAGGTGATCCCGCTTCACCGGTAGAAGATGAGTCGACAGGAGAAGCTGTCGGCTAA
- a CDS encoding type IV pilus twitching motility protein PilT, whose amino-acid sequence MERAQIEDILRSSKERGASDVHLTAGSPPVFRINGTLTPYGSEKMKPVIIDGFVQSLITEDMYQQLKQDRDIDFSFGVTGVARYRVNCFYQRGALSMAFRTIPTEVPSLEQLGLPPVIKRFLTKPHGLILVTGPTGSGKSTTLAAMINEINQTMYKRIITLEDPIEYLHSHRKSLIDQREIGIDAPRFSTGLRSALRQDPDVILLGEMRDLETIATAVTAAETGHLVFATVHTATAASTVSRIIDVFPSEQQDQIRAQLANVLAGVISQRLMPRSDGTGRVAALEIMVDTPAVSNLIRTGKEYQIQSVLQTGKQYGMQTMQMALQDLVSRGLIPASAATPYISG is encoded by the coding sequence ATGGAACGTGCCCAAATCGAAGATATTCTTCGGTCTTCGAAAGAACGGGGGGCATCCGATGTCCACTTAACGGCCGGATCCCCACCTGTTTTTCGAATCAATGGGACGTTGACGCCATATGGATCAGAGAAGATGAAGCCTGTCATTATTGATGGATTTGTCCAATCTTTGATTACGGAAGACATGTATCAGCAACTGAAACAAGATCGAGATATTGATTTTTCATTTGGTGTGACGGGTGTTGCACGATACCGGGTCAATTGTTTTTATCAACGAGGAGCATTATCAATGGCCTTTCGAACAATCCCGACAGAAGTTCCCTCACTCGAACAGCTGGGACTTCCTCCGGTAATCAAGCGTTTTCTGACGAAGCCACACGGTCTCATTCTTGTGACCGGTCCGACTGGTTCCGGTAAGTCGACGACGCTTGCTGCGATGATTAACGAAATCAATCAAACGATGTATAAACGAATCATTACACTGGAAGATCCGATTGAGTACTTACATAGTCATCGAAAAAGCTTAATCGACCAGCGTGAGATTGGAATTGACGCACCTCGTTTTTCGACGGGATTGCGTTCAGCACTTCGTCAGGACCCGGATGTTATTTTACTGGGAGAAATGCGCGATCTTGAAACGATTGCAACAGCGGTAACGGCTGCAGAAACGGGTCATCTCGTCTTTGCGACGGTGCATACGGCAACAGCTGCGTCGACGGTCAGTCGAATCATCGATGTATTCCCGTCGGAGCAACAAGATCAGATTCGGGCACAGCTAGCGAACGTATTAGCAGGCGTCATCTCGCAACGCCTCATGCCACGATCAGATGGAACGGGACGTGTTGCGGCCTTAGAAATTATGGTTGATACACCAGCCGTCTCCAACTTGATTCGGACGGGTAAGGAATATCAGATTCAATCCGTTTTACAGACGGGTAAACAATATGGCATGCAAACGATGCAGATGGCTTTACAAGATTTGGTCAGCCGCGGTTTGATTCCGGCATCTGCTGCAACACCATACATATCGGGGTGA
- a CDS encoding type II secretion system F family protein, with protein sequence MAGKRKKGKITALSKREAAERLRTDQIAVTLLEKQESKGLNTEITFLSAKPKIEHLVMYARQFATLVRSGVSIVRATEILRKQTESKPLERALVEVEDDLRSGIQFSQAIEKHPRVFDTFFVSMAMAGEASGNLEEALDNIVTQLQKQYEIKRKVISALIYPAVVSLVAIGVVVFLMMNVVPTFASIFDQLGSELPLITKLVVAVSDFFVAYWWVLLLIAFGLIGLLYFNLKNERQRLFFDRFLLMIPVFGPLIQKSQIALMTRGLSVLLNASVPILASLDITERIVTNRIIRKGIAGANEAMSRGIPMHEPLERNKYFPPLVTQMIAIGEESGRLDSMLTEVANFYETEVETTTDRLKSIIEPLLIVVLAAIVGVIVIAVVVPMFKIYSDIQAS encoded by the coding sequence ATGGCTGGAAAACGAAAGAAGGGCAAGATCACTGCCTTGTCAAAGCGAGAGGCGGCAGAACGTCTTCGAACGGATCAAATTGCCGTAACATTGCTTGAAAAACAAGAATCAAAAGGGTTAAATACCGAGATTACGTTTTTAAGTGCTAAACCTAAGATTGAACACCTCGTCATGTATGCGCGTCAGTTTGCGACGCTCGTCCGCTCAGGTGTTTCGATTGTGAGAGCAACCGAAATTCTACGTAAACAAACAGAATCAAAACCACTCGAGCGAGCGCTTGTCGAAGTAGAAGATGATTTGCGTAGTGGGATTCAGTTTTCCCAGGCAATCGAAAAACATCCTCGTGTATTCGATACGTTTTTCGTCAGTATGGCGATGGCGGGGGAAGCGAGTGGTAATCTCGAAGAGGCGTTAGATAATATCGTGACGCAGTTACAAAAGCAATACGAGATCAAACGAAAAGTCATCTCCGCTTTAATCTACCCGGCGGTTGTCTCGCTTGTCGCAATCGGCGTCGTGGTCTTCCTAATGATGAATGTTGTACCGACGTTTGCCTCAATCTTTGATCAGCTTGGTAGTGAATTGCCCTTGATTACGAAACTCGTCGTTGCAGTATCTGACTTTTTCGTCGCCTATTGGTGGGTACTGCTATTAATTGCATTTGGTTTGATCGGACTATTGTATTTTAATCTTAAGAATGAGCGCCAGCGTCTCTTCTTTGACCGTTTCTTGTTAATGATTCCAGTCTTCGGACCGCTGATTCAAAAATCACAAATCGCTCTGATGACACGTGGTCTATCCGTATTGCTTAATGCGTCGGTGCCGATTTTAGCATCCCTTGATATTACCGAACGAATCGTTACGAATCGGATCATCCGTAAAGGAATCGCTGGTGCGAATGAAGCGATGTCGCGTGGTATTCCGATGCACGAACCTTTGGAACGAAACAAATATTTCCCGCCACTCGTCACGCAGATGATTGCGATTGGGGAAGAGTCAGGTCGCCTCGATTCGATGTTGACAGAAGTCGCGAACTTCTACGAAACCGAAGTTGAAACAACGACGGATCGTTTGAAATCGATCATCGAACCGTTATTGATCGTTGTCTTAGCTGCGATCGTTGGCGTCATCGTCATTGCTGTCGTCGTACCAATGTTTAAGATTTATTCTGATATTCAAGCAAGTTGA
- a CDS encoding fimbrial assembly protein: protein MTQRRKGTYVYFNFTDVAIFGAVVKKGVLKRRAVVSLPAGTLQGGWLQPEASLDLIFDSLLTKLKVPRGSKAVLALDGSLVLARKLDIPETIATNQIRGYLFMEIGHSIVLPFEEPYFDYTVLEDGEKREIMLYAAPNEALKQYTQLFKQKHLRLVAAEPQPLATYFGLEAHYPAADTDTLLIWNANATNHQLIIIEDRVPRLIRSVDTFSADAWDVDVIEDQLHYRYRSDDQTVELVLDEMLLEFSRVLDFYRFSLARESREIKTVVLAGDFPFRDELATRFRSNFDLQLDEVPDMMTIDSQSVPRIYLPIVGLATVRPDRINLLPESDEAPKYPLVASLILLLFGGLIGGYLYWQTDQFANRVESVDDQIQIVRQLQSESDQSSKQEVVQLKQTVESLEEAPKPAVPTLERITRYLPERGYILQYAYGADDTVSMTAQFETLDELNDFYRELLTDKVFSGTTLASVTTKTMNEKTDVVTTTTVDPATGQEIPTTEITPNDDTKTEEPRYIGQFSMNVNPEEVVKGETNEADPAVPEEDKPSEPEVEGDGQTPDDPSGEVISTEVEEVPEN from the coding sequence ATGACGCAACGGCGTAAAGGTACATATGTTTATTTTAATTTTACGGACGTCGCTATTTTTGGTGCGGTCGTCAAAAAAGGTGTCTTGAAACGACGCGCTGTCGTGTCTCTTCCGGCAGGTACCTTACAGGGCGGATGGCTTCAACCGGAAGCTTCGCTCGATTTGATTTTTGATAGTCTGTTGACGAAATTGAAGGTTCCACGCGGATCGAAAGCCGTTCTTGCGCTAGATGGTTCACTCGTACTTGCGCGGAAGCTTGATATTCCGGAGACAATTGCGACGAATCAAATTCGGGGTTATTTATTCATGGAGATTGGTCATAGCATCGTCCTTCCCTTTGAAGAACCATACTTCGATTACACTGTCCTTGAAGACGGTGAAAAGCGTGAAATCATGCTGTATGCAGCCCCGAATGAAGCGCTGAAACAATATACGCAATTGTTTAAACAAAAACATCTTCGGTTAGTGGCTGCGGAACCACAACCACTGGCAACCTATTTTGGTCTTGAAGCGCACTATCCGGCAGCGGATACCGATACGCTACTAATTTGGAATGCGAACGCAACGAACCATCAATTGATTATTATCGAAGACCGTGTACCACGTCTGATTCGTTCGGTAGATACGTTTTCGGCAGATGCTTGGGATGTAGATGTCATCGAGGATCAATTGCATTACCGCTATCGATCGGATGATCAGACGGTTGAACTTGTCTTGGATGAAATGCTGCTGGAATTTTCACGGGTACTGGATTTTTATCGGTTCTCGCTCGCTCGAGAAAGTCGAGAAATTAAGACAGTCGTCTTGGCAGGAGACTTCCCGTTTCGAGATGAATTAGCGACGCGATTCCGCTCGAACTTTGATCTTCAGTTAGATGAAGTGCCGGACATGATGACGATTGATAGTCAATCGGTTCCACGCATCTATTTACCGATCGTTGGTCTAGCCACTGTGCGACCGGATCGTATCAATCTTTTACCGGAAAGTGACGAGGCACCGAAATATCCGCTTGTCGCTTCGCTGATTTTATTGTTATTTGGTGGATTAATTGGTGGTTATTTATACTGGCAAACCGATCAGTTCGCTAACCGGGTGGAATCCGTAGACGATCAGATTCAAATCGTTCGACAATTACAATCTGAATCCGATCAGTCGTCTAAACAAGAGGTCGTTCAATTGAAGCAGACAGTCGAGTCACTCGAAGAGGCGCCTAAGCCTGCTGTGCCAACACTTGAACGGATTACACGTTACTTACCGGAACGCGGCTATATACTTCAATACGCCTATGGAGCAGATGATACGGTATCCATGACGGCTCAGTTCGAGACACTCGATGAATTGAATGATTTTTATCGGGAATTATTGACTGATAAAGTGTTTTCCGGTACGACGCTTGCGAGCGTGACGACGAAAACGATGAACGAAAAAACGGATGTCGTGACAACGACAACGGTTGATCCAGCGACCGGTCAAGAGATTCCAACGACGGAAATTACTCCGAACGATGACACGAAGACAGAAGAACCGCGATACATCGGTCAGTTTTCTATGAATGTCAATCCTGAGGAGGTTGTTAAGGGAGAGACCAATGAGGCAGACCCAGCAGTACCGGAAGAAGATAAACCATCTGAGCCAGAAGTTGAAGGAGACGGTCAAACACCGGATGATCCTTCAGGAGAAGTCATCTCTACAGAGGTTGAGGAGGTGCCTGAAAATTGA
- a CDS encoding type IV pilus modification PilV family protein — MQHKQDGFSLIEVLVSITILSIISVSLISIFSQSLSASRTSTELTFANYLAKNATSYIKREAIEAKTNEAFSFVSLSQEALNAVYLNGNYVIPEPGTPSCGVSAICTSIFTDPEINNISFDVKYSVTPHKMEGEVNPNLLDLYVYVYVEGTTEPITTLKGSITNATLNQSFPTTK; from the coding sequence ATGCAACACAAACAAGACGGATTTTCATTAATCGAGGTTCTTGTCAGTATTACGATTCTGTCGATTATCTCTGTCTCATTGATCAGTATCTTTTCGCAATCTCTTTCAGCATCACGCACTAGCACGGAATTGACGTTTGCGAACTATTTAGCTAAAAATGCTACTTCTTACATAAAGCGAGAAGCGATTGAAGCGAAAACGAATGAAGCCTTTTCTTTTGTTTCATTATCTCAAGAAGCACTGAATGCCGTTTATCTGAATGGAAATTACGTGATTCCAGAACCCGGCACTCCTTCTTGTGGTGTATCGGCTATTTGCACGTCAATTTTTACTGATCCTGAAATCAACAATATTTCATTTGATGTGAAGTACAGTGTGACACCTCATAAAATGGAAGGTGAAGTGAATCCAAATCTACTCGATCTTTATGTATACGTGTATGTAGAAGGAACGACTGAACCGATTACGACTTTGAAAGGATCGATTACGAATGCGACGCTCAACCAAAGCTTTCCAACAACAAAGTGA
- a CDS encoding prepilin peptidase, translated as MTIVFTVYFFLLGLLITSFTNVVGLRVPVGESIVHPRSHCPTCGHVLGPLELTPVLGYVVLGGKCRSCGQSISFKYPALELVGGVLYAYAFWQCGWSMELALTLALTSLLFILTMSDLAYMLIPNKILLFFLPIALIVRYLSPLENWYNPIIGGIVGFVLLFIIFLVSRRGMGAGDVKLFGLLGIFLGPLHVVIALFVSAFVGSVIGLTLLGLGRVKRKQPIPFVPSIAIGTLLTYYFADDWVSWYLDLLL; from the coding sequence ATGACGATCGTCTTCACGGTATATTTTTTCTTGTTAGGTTTGTTGATCACATCGTTTACGAATGTCGTTGGTTTGCGTGTTCCGGTCGGGGAGTCGATCGTTCATCCACGTTCCCATTGCCCGACCTGTGGACATGTGCTTGGACCACTCGAACTGACGCCAGTACTCGGATATGTAGTACTCGGTGGGAAGTGTCGTTCTTGTGGACAGTCGATTTCATTCAAGTATCCAGCGCTTGAACTAGTTGGTGGCGTGCTCTACGCGTATGCCTTTTGGCAGTGCGGTTGGTCAATGGAACTTGCGCTGACACTCGCTCTGACTAGTCTATTGTTTATTCTTACAATGTCTGATCTTGCGTACATGCTTATACCAAACAAAATTTTACTGTTCTTTTTACCAATTGCCTTGATTGTGCGCTACCTTTCTCCACTTGAAAACTGGTATAATCCAATTATTGGAGGAATCGTTGGATTCGTTCTATTGTTCATCATTTTTCTTGTCTCACGACGCGGCATGGGAGCAGGAGATGTCAAGCTCTTCGGACTACTTGGGATTTTTCTCGGACCGCTTCACGTCGTTATTGCTTTATTTGTCTCAGCATTTGTTGGTTCAGTGATCGGACTGACGCTTCTTGGACTTGGACGCGTCAAGCGAAAACAACCGATTCCATTCGTTCCATCCATTGCGATCGGGACATTACTTACATATTATTTTGCGGATGATTGGGTGTCGTGGTACCTCGATTTACTGCTTTAA
- a CDS encoding type II secretion system protein gives MIERLKEIWLDAKQMRDERGLTLIELLVVVVILGIIAAIAVVAIGGLIENSRKDAVVSDAKQLVAAAKLYTSSNPVQPGETVKVGVNSNNTAISANTVSKGTEATPRTDSLKKYIDDMKDALNSDADYKDSYVVITESNGTYTYAVTLTSKSADYTYFAAAAPSALKRSAVKEKE, from the coding sequence ATGATCGAACGGTTAAAAGAAATCTGGTTAGATGCAAAACAAATGCGCGATGAGCGCGGACTGACATTGATTGAGTTACTCGTCGTTGTCGTTATCTTAGGTATCATCGCAGCAATCGCTGTCGTCGCAATCGGTGGATTGATTGAGAACTCACGTAAGGATGCAGTTGTTTCTGATGCGAAGCAATTAGTTGCAGCAGCGAAGCTCTATACATCTTCAAATCCTGTACAGCCTGGTGAGACGGTTAAGGTTGGAGTCAACAGTAATAATACAGCTATTTCAGCTAATACAGTTTCGAAAGGAACAGAAGCTACACCGAGAACGGATTCTTTAAAAAAATATATTGATGATATGAAGGATGCATTAAATTCGGATGCAGACTATAAAGATTCATATGTAGTAATTACTGAATCCAATGGTACTTACACATATGCAGTTACATTAACAAGTAAATCAGCTGATTATACTTATTTCGCAGCTGCAGCTCCATCAGCTTTAAAACGTAGTGCGGTTAAAGAAAAAGAATAA